From Coffea arabica cultivar ET-39 chromosome 2e, Coffea Arabica ET-39 HiFi, whole genome shotgun sequence, the proteins below share one genomic window:
- the LOC113732460 gene encoding ubiquitin carboxyl-terminal hydrolase 24-like isoform X2 — MSDSKSKVLLFGSFTQDETQTMLNQSFSNSTRISKKKELQVDSASPVQELSFGSFGNDPGIQFGSVKAPVDSILSDLQRGNEGHGVNSVHKPMGGDLKENGSVDQSIHFYSNGNNESNKIDVLDLSVSCVSGNEDEAFNKSPTLKAQVLDGVDSKGAFSNGTISDSLDMKQFREAHQRLPDGPFVASADLLPRGLINSGNLCFLNATLQALLSCSPFVQLFQELRICDVTKVGFPTLASFGLFINEFSLPSGVNAKRKDVSVIETGRAFRPAMFEVVLKNFTPDVPTSTVVRPRQEDAQEFLSFVMHQLHEELLKLEGQSSLNGGKSYVVSSAEDEEWETVGRKNKSAVTRTQNFVPSKLSSIFGGQLQSVVRARGNKASATVQPFLLLHLDISHEVVTIEDALHLFSATETLEEYRTSASGKAGFATARKSVSILTLPKIMILHLKRFGYGTRGSTKLRKPVRFPLELVLSRDLLVSPTTESVYC, encoded by the exons ATGAGTGACTCCAAGTCCAAG GTGTTGCTTTTTGGTTCATTTACGCAGGATGAAACACAAACTATGCTCAACCAATCATTTAGCAACAGTACCAGGATTAGTAAAAAGAAAGAGTTGCAAGTTGATTCTGCTAGCCCTGTTCAGGAGTTATCTTTTGGTAGTTTTGGCAATGACCCTGGAATACAATTTGGTTCAGTGAAAGCACCTGTAGATTCAATTTTGTCTGACTTGCAAAGGGGCAATGAAGGGCATGGTGTAAATTCAGTTCATAAGCCCATGGGAGGTGATCTGAAAGAAAATGGAAGTGTTGACCAATCTATTCACTTCTATAGCAATGGGAATAATGAGTCCAATAAAATTGATGTTTTGGACTTGTCTGTATCATGTGTATCTGGAAATGAAGATGAAGCTTTTAATAAATCCCCTACCTTGAAAGCACAAGTTCTTGATGGCGTGGATTCAAAGGGAGCATTTTCAAATGGAACAATTAGCGATTCCTTGGATATGAAGCAATTCAGAGAAGCCCATCAGAGGTTACCTGATGGTCCTTTTGTTGCTTCTGCTGACCTTCTGCCTCGAGGTCTGATCAACTCAGGGAACCTGTGCTTCCTTAACGCAACATTACAGGCTCTCTTGTCATGTTCCCCATTTGTTCAGCTTTTTCAGGAGTTAAGAATATGTGATGTTACTAAG GTTGGCTTTCCAACACTGGCATCATTTGGTTTGTTCATTAATGAGTTTAGCTTGCCAAGTGGTGTGAATGCAAAGAGAAAAGATGTTTCTGTTATTGAAACTGGTCGGGCTTTTCGTCCTGCCATGTTTGAAGTGGTTCTGAAAAATTTCACTCCTGATGTGCCCACTAGCACAGTTGTTAGGCCAAG GCAAGAAGATGCTCAGGAGTTCCTTAGTTTTGTCATGCACCAACTGCATGAAGAATTACTCAAGCTTGAAGGTCAGTCAAGCTTGAATGGAGGAAAATCATATGTTGTTTCTTCAGCTGAAGACGAGGAGTGGGAGACTGTGGGCCGAAAGAATAAGTCTGCTGTCACAAGAACACAGAACTTTGTTCCTTCAAAGCTAAGTTCAATATTCGGGGGACAATTGCAAAGTGTTGTGAGGGCAAGAG GAAATAAAGCTTCTGCTACTGTTCAGCCTTTTCTTCTGCTCCATCTTGATATCTCTCATGAAGTTGTCACGATTGAAGATGCTCTTCATTTATTTTCTGCAACTGAGACACTCGAGGAGTATCGAACATcagcaagtggaaag GCTGGATTTGCTACTGCAAGGAAATCTGTTAGCATACTGACACTTCCCAAGATAATGATTTTACATCTGAAGCGGTTTGGATATGGAACCCGTGGAAGTACCAAACTACGTAAACCAGTGCGATTCCCTTTGGAACTGGTCCTTAGTCGTGATTTGCTCGTTTCTCCAACTACTGAG AGTGTTTATTGTTGA
- the LOC113732460 gene encoding ubiquitin carboxyl-terminal hydrolase 24-like isoform X1, protein MSDSKSKVLLFGSFTQDETQTMLNQSFSNSTRISKKKELQVDSASPVQELSFGSFGNDPGIQFGSVKAPVDSILSDLQRGNEGHGVNSVHKPMGGDLKENGSVDQSIHFYSNGNNESNKIDVLDLSVSCVSGNEDEAFNKSPTLKAQVLDGVDSKGAFSNGTISDSLDMKQFREAHQRLPDGPFVASADLLPRGLINSGNLCFLNATLQALLSCSPFVQLFQELRICDVTKVGFPTLASFGLFINEFSLPSGVNAKRKDVSVIETGRAFRPAMFEVVLKNFTPDVPTSTVVRPRQEDAQEFLSFVMHQLHEELLKLEGQSSLNGGKSYVVSSAEDEEWETVGRKNKSAVTRTQNFVPSKLSSIFGGQLQSVVRARGNKASATVQPFLLLHLDISHEVVTIEDALHLFSATETLEEYRTSASGKAGFATARKSVSILTLPKIMILHLKRFGYGTRGSTKLRKPVRFPLELVLSRDLLVSPTTEGRRYQLVSTITHHGREASKGHYTADAWYPNGQWLRFDDESVTAIDTGKVLHDQAYILFYKQVPR, encoded by the exons ATGAGTGACTCCAAGTCCAAG GTGTTGCTTTTTGGTTCATTTACGCAGGATGAAACACAAACTATGCTCAACCAATCATTTAGCAACAGTACCAGGATTAGTAAAAAGAAAGAGTTGCAAGTTGATTCTGCTAGCCCTGTTCAGGAGTTATCTTTTGGTAGTTTTGGCAATGACCCTGGAATACAATTTGGTTCAGTGAAAGCACCTGTAGATTCAATTTTGTCTGACTTGCAAAGGGGCAATGAAGGGCATGGTGTAAATTCAGTTCATAAGCCCATGGGAGGTGATCTGAAAGAAAATGGAAGTGTTGACCAATCTATTCACTTCTATAGCAATGGGAATAATGAGTCCAATAAAATTGATGTTTTGGACTTGTCTGTATCATGTGTATCTGGAAATGAAGATGAAGCTTTTAATAAATCCCCTACCTTGAAAGCACAAGTTCTTGATGGCGTGGATTCAAAGGGAGCATTTTCAAATGGAACAATTAGCGATTCCTTGGATATGAAGCAATTCAGAGAAGCCCATCAGAGGTTACCTGATGGTCCTTTTGTTGCTTCTGCTGACCTTCTGCCTCGAGGTCTGATCAACTCAGGGAACCTGTGCTTCCTTAACGCAACATTACAGGCTCTCTTGTCATGTTCCCCATTTGTTCAGCTTTTTCAGGAGTTAAGAATATGTGATGTTACTAAG GTTGGCTTTCCAACACTGGCATCATTTGGTTTGTTCATTAATGAGTTTAGCTTGCCAAGTGGTGTGAATGCAAAGAGAAAAGATGTTTCTGTTATTGAAACTGGTCGGGCTTTTCGTCCTGCCATGTTTGAAGTGGTTCTGAAAAATTTCACTCCTGATGTGCCCACTAGCACAGTTGTTAGGCCAAG GCAAGAAGATGCTCAGGAGTTCCTTAGTTTTGTCATGCACCAACTGCATGAAGAATTACTCAAGCTTGAAGGTCAGTCAAGCTTGAATGGAGGAAAATCATATGTTGTTTCTTCAGCTGAAGACGAGGAGTGGGAGACTGTGGGCCGAAAGAATAAGTCTGCTGTCACAAGAACACAGAACTTTGTTCCTTCAAAGCTAAGTTCAATATTCGGGGGACAATTGCAAAGTGTTGTGAGGGCAAGAG GAAATAAAGCTTCTGCTACTGTTCAGCCTTTTCTTCTGCTCCATCTTGATATCTCTCATGAAGTTGTCACGATTGAAGATGCTCTTCATTTATTTTCTGCAACTGAGACACTCGAGGAGTATCGAACATcagcaagtggaaag GCTGGATTTGCTACTGCAAGGAAATCTGTTAGCATACTGACACTTCCCAAGATAATGATTTTACATCTGAAGCGGTTTGGATATGGAACCCGTGGAAGTACCAAACTACGTAAACCAGTGCGATTCCCTTTGGAACTGGTCCTTAGTCGTGATTTGCTCGTTTCTCCAACTACTGAG GGACGAAGATACCAACTTGTTTCAACAATAACCCACCATGGAAGAGAAGCATCAAAGGGGCATTATACCGCTGATGCATGGTATCCCAATGGTCAGTGGTTGCGGTTTGATGATGAATCTGTCACTGCCATTGATACTGGCAAGGTACTCCATGATCAGGCCTATATTCTCTTTTATAAACAAGTGCCACGGTGA